The sequence below is a genomic window from Hemitrygon akajei chromosome 2, sHemAka1.3, whole genome shotgun sequence.
TTCTACCCCACCTACATTATCACCTCTTGAATTAGGGGTGATTACCAGGCACCAGTGTAGaattgggtggaggaggggagcgCAGGTTCAGGAAGGAAAGAAAAATGGCAGTTCATTTCAATACTGACAAAAGTgccgtctctgtctgtctgtctctctctctccccctctccagcTCAGAATCACCAGGAGCAAAATGACGAGTGACGTCATCCCAAGGGATAAGCGGAAGCTGCAGACCAGCAGGTATGCGGAGGAGTTTGTTCCGAAGAACGGGAAGATCCTGAAGAACAATGACCACTTTGAGGCAGGTGACTGGGGCGCACCGATCTCCCTGAAGAAGGAGTTCACCTTTAGTGTGTGTGGAGACCCTGATAACATCCATTATGCCTTCGCTGGTGACCCAGGCGACACCCTGCTCTCTGCGCTGAATTCCTCCTGCGACTTTGAGGAGAAGGTGAGGAGTGACAGCACCATCCTGGCATACGGGGAAGGGCCTCTGAAAGGACTGGTGAACTTCAACATCCTGTGCCGCTATCTGCCGCAGCACACCCACTTCCGCTTGGTGTTCCTGCGTTCTGCTGGCCGGGAGGGTGGCGCCGGTGATCAGCCAACGCAGATGCCGCCGGTGCCATCCACCAACCGGTGCCACGTCCTCTTTTACATCGAGCCCAGCGGCCGGACAGTGGGAAACACCACCCAGCGGATTGTGGTGTCCGACCGCATCGCACAGGGCCAGACCAAGCTCTGTGTGCTGGGCTTTGTGGGCGAGACCATCCGGGAGGCGCTGGCTAAAGACGGACGCTTCGACGTACGTCTGGAGGatgacacacacaaactgctggagaaggtGGAGCCGCCGTGCAAGATCCAGTTCAACCACCCCGTGGATGCGTTGCACAGCCGCAGCTTCCAAGTGGAGCTGAGCGTCGCCAAGAAGAAGCCACCCCcctcttcctgctcctccactgcTGCTTCCTCCGACGACAAGAGCGCCAGGCCCAAGGGCAGCCGGCCTGCTGAGACTCCGCCAATGCAGATGCTGCCCAAGCGGGAGGCAGATGGCAGGGTGTTGGAGAACAGCCGTTACCCCCTGCCAAGGTGGCATGTGGAGGCACGGCGTGCAGCCCTGCTGCGGTTCAAGCAGGCCATCAGCCGGAGCGCGGAGCTGGCAAACATGTCGGAGAGGCAGTGCCTGAACCGGCTCTACCAGGAGGCTCGGTCGCCCATCCCTGCCCGGACCATCCGCCGCGTTGGCGAACGCCTCTCTGCTGTGGGTTGCCTGGCCTGGAGATCGCTCAACGCCCAGGGCACCGGCACCTGCTTCCTCCTGAAGGACTCCTACGTGCTGACCAGCTACCATGCAGTGGAGATGCTGGCACAGGGCATGGAACCGGGCTGCTGGCCCACTGCCATCCAAGACTATGCATACGTTACCTTTGGCTTTGAGGAGGATGGGCAGGGGTGCCCGCCACTGAAGCTGACTGGCTGGCTGGAGCTCTACGATCAGGCCCTCGACTACGCTGTGCTGGAGTTGGCGACCCCGGCTGGTGTTCCAGGGCTGCTGGAGTCTTCAGTCACCCCAGCCCAGGCTGGCAACCTTTACATCGTCGGCCACCCAGATGGGGAGGTGAAGAAGGTCTGTCCTTGCTCAGTCATGAGTGGTGAACAGCAGGGAACTGGTGACTCCACACAATACCTGGAGAACCTGCGGTCGATGATCCCTGGCGAAGCTGCTGAATGTTATCTGCCCGATATGGTGTTGGTCGCAAGCcatggtttcagcagagtgagacACCCCAACGCTACTCCCTTCCGAGCGGATTACCACCATGGTGCCTCAGGCTCTGCAATATTGGACTCAGAGGGATGTGTGGTTGGATTACACTGCGGGGGTGAGACCCACAAGAGGAACAAAGACCCCGAGAAGTTCTACATTGAATTTGGGAGGTCCATCACGCTCATCATCCAGAATATAGTTAGCAAAAGTGACACTGTCACAACCGAAAAATCGAAGCAAATCATTGCGGCATTACAAAGTTCTTTAAAGTGAAATGGGTGTACCCAGAGGTGTGACATTGTACAGGAGGACTGTAATCCAGATATGGAAGTTATGTGTTTGGAAAAGGTGTGATCTAAAGTTTGTTTTGAAGGTTTCCACCTGAAAAATGAATCTATCAATTGAAGAACATAGACCCCTGTATTATACTTGAATAGTGATCATGCCAATGTCCTTTACCTTGCATGTATTTTAAATATCCCAGCCACTGGGGAAATATATTGGGGATCTTTTTGTGTGgtgtacaaagtacatttatattcATTGTCAGCTCTATGCTTGGGAAATAAAGAAAATGAGAAAATAAAGAAACCTTCACTGTTCCTAAGTGTAGGCTATAGAAGGGGATATGGTTAAAAAAGAATCTTTAGGACCACATCCTGCTTGTATCTGTCATAATTTAGATGAAATAAATTGAATTATTCTCTGAAGTTTTTTTTAGTTCACCTTTTCCTCTGTATCCACTCCCTCACACTCCTGCCTCCTCCCATTTACCCTCTCCCAAGTTCTTTCAGACGAATGCCTGTTTGTAAGCCAAGTTCAGGAAGGTGCATGTCTCGGGTTGAGCCCATTGTCAGCCTTTATACATTTTACATTGCTTGATAGGACAAGGATATTGGTACTGTTACTTCCCTACCCAGCCCAGCTATTGTTGTGCTCATTCTTCCCTTCTCCAAGGCCAAGGGGTTTGAGCCATAACCGCCAGAGCCCATGAGGCAGGTGTAATAGGATCAGCGCCAGGGATTTGTCTGTGGCCTCTGGTTTACATCTAAACAAAGTTACTGTTGGTGTTTGATCAGTCTTGGACCAGATTTTGTGGCACTATATTATCTCTGCATTAATTGGTCAAAGTGTTTGCCCAGTTAGAAAACACTAAATTGACCTGTTTGCATATAATTTgtaaattttttttcttttaagttCAGATGAGATTTTGTTTAATAAGTTTGAGTAAAACAAAGCTGTTTGAATAATTCATTAAACATTTGGCATTCCACAACTacataccctcatcccaatctcAAAGATTTCAGGAATCAATAGCATCTTAAATTGTACAAGAACAAACAACTGGATGCAGATCTAGCTAATTTAGAAATTGGATCAAGTTTGGCAGGTTTTCAAATGCTGCTGTAGTGTGCCTAAAGGTCCAGGAATGTACATTTATTCCTCCGTCTTGTGAAAGTTGTTACAAGGTCTTGTTTCTCTTTCAAATGCCTTCATTTATGGGGGGTGTTGTATGTTTGTGTTGCATTTGATGTACTTTACAATGACACTAGTATGTCTTAAGAAATAAAGTTAGCTTTATGCCATTAGTACACTGACTACATTAATTTGTGTTTCACTTTTAAGTGTTAGGATAAAGTCCTGAAAAGCTATTTAAAGGGGAGAtggtcatctcttttgtctttttAGGCTTGAGAATATTCTTTCATGCACTGTTTGGCAATTCTACAATGAGCAAATGTTGAATAAAGTTATTTTCACTTTTTATTAATGTGGCCTTTGCAATTTCATGTCCAATGCTTTGTTCTTTCTTTCATTTCATCACCCCAAATGTTTCTGTTATCATTAAATAAgcacttttttttaattgaaagaAATGGCTCCACCTCAAGGTCCTAAATTCCAGGCTATTGTTACTGAGTGTTGTTCCTATTCAACTGTCACTGATGGTTGATGGGAAAACTGTTTAGGGTGGGGACCAGAACTTCTGATCTTTCTCCACCAGCCCCCGCCACATAGCACTTATTCTAGATTTTAACTCAAGTCAATTCACTGAACTTGTGCAAGCCGTTAAGCCACAGGCCTGATGATCAACTGGTaggttttagatagatagatagatagatactttattcatccccatggggaaattcaactttttttccaatgtcccatacacttgttgtagcaaaactaattacatacaatacttaactcagtaaagaatatgatatgcatctaaatcactatctcaaaaagcattaataatagcttttaaaaagttcttaagtcctggcggtagaattgtaaagcctaatggcattggtgagtattgacctcttcatcctgtctgaggagcattgcatcgattaTCTGTGTTTAATTCTTGAGGATCACTCGTTCATAGTAGGATCATCAAGTTATTTCCCAAAACTGGAAAACTTGCATGCGAGATGCCAAGCACCAGAGGCCAAATTAATCACTGTAACTCCACTTGCTCATCTTTCTCCCAAATGCCCATCACCTGTGAGTGAAAGATTTGATGGTGCTTACAAAGTTAACTGAAGGCCCGGCCCTGTACTGTATTGGCTTCCACGAGACTACATGTTTTTGGTAGCATTATGGCTGGGTGGTTGGAACTGTTGAAGTAATAATTATGAATACAAAGCTTTCATTGAATGAAGCGTGAGGTTATTCAGACAGGCTTTCTGTTCAGTAGAAACAGATTGATCAAGTCTAGCATTTGTCACTGAGCCACCACTTACATCAAATTTATCTCATTTAACCTGTGGCTTCCCTTTTTTTTAAATGCGTGCTCCTGGCCTTATTTAGAATTATTTCCTTTCGAATTTTCCCATATGTAAGGAACTGAACATATCCAAGGTACACACA
It includes:
- the LOC140717801 gene encoding serine protease FAM111A-like; its protein translation is MNSSDEGSRTPTPQGDASCLRNDGRPPQSGAKEDSNCLIQTAEEHYQDSQLRITRSKMTSDVIPRDKRKLQTSRYAEEFVPKNGKILKNNDHFEAGDWGAPISLKKEFTFSVCGDPDNIHYAFAGDPGDTLLSALNSSCDFEEKVRSDSTILAYGEGPLKGLVNFNILCRYLPQHTHFRLVFLRSAGREGGAGDQPTQMPPVPSTNRCHVLFYIEPSGRTVGNTTQRIVVSDRIAQGQTKLCVLGFVGETIREALAKDGRFDVRLEDDTHKLLEKVEPPCKIQFNHPVDALHSRSFQVELSVAKKKPPPSSCSSTAASSDDKSARPKGSRPAETPPMQMLPKREADGRVLENSRYPLPRWHVEARRAALLRFKQAISRSAELANMSERQCLNRLYQEARSPIPARTIRRVGERLSAVGCLAWRSLNAQGTGTCFLLKDSYVLTSYHAVEMLAQGMEPGCWPTAIQDYAYVTFGFEEDGQGCPPLKLTGWLELYDQALDYAVLELATPAGVPGLLESSVTPAQAGNLYIVGHPDGEVKKVCPCSVMSGEQQGTGDSTQYLENLRSMIPGEAAECYLPDMVLVASHGFSRVRHPNATPFRADYHHGASGSAILDSEGCVVGLHCGGETHKRNKDPEKFYIEFGRSITLIIQNIVSKSDTVTTEKSKQIIAALQSSLK